A window of the Myxococcus fulvus genome harbors these coding sequences:
- a CDS encoding pentapeptide repeat-containing protein has translation MPKAPSIEKLLQNGSAEWNRLRKGGQVPTEHTGATFTQLFSANADLSGLGLVGSEWERCDLSKINFRDSDLSNAYFHGGRLQDCDFRGANLEGATFEKLKLLRCDFTGAKGLDDLEMDDVDMDRVVGLDGEEAPPPPPPPAQGITAFTREQREKALGVQASALLQGEPLQEELPPFKPQDPPGSLFFRGLKRLAMPPLWVLDVPGLRPLVPQRMPPGSSLETLYREAVKTRLENKKPLADSSVVEKAQGALHMGAKDAAVAAMYLREVGVVPLFRFSAAQVLKKALREEVEVDDLTGSIDPRTTGALLELRLTHEVVEHLPVARQRLAATQLYTALLEAGFNPENNWDEALESSPASQQLAQDATGEDRNALYEGFQVFAALPEEARLRRLAYLAESVTNLELVSRLPEGMEPSWLNGPEARECDKREMTYVQSLKAEDIPTKVAALAKAELGVPEGEVPEESDGDLFIHLRCDVCGKEKLIVQSPEE, from the coding sequence ATGCCGAAAGCCCCCAGTATCGAGAAGCTCCTCCAGAACGGGTCGGCCGAGTGGAACCGACTGCGCAAGGGCGGTCAGGTCCCGACCGAGCACACTGGCGCCACCTTCACGCAACTTTTCTCCGCGAACGCGGACCTGTCGGGCCTCGGGCTCGTGGGCTCCGAGTGGGAGCGGTGCGATCTGTCCAAAATCAACTTCCGGGACTCGGACCTGTCCAACGCCTATTTCCACGGCGGACGGCTGCAGGACTGTGACTTCCGGGGTGCGAACCTCGAGGGCGCGACCTTCGAGAAGCTGAAGCTGCTCCGCTGTGACTTCACGGGCGCCAAGGGTCTGGACGACCTGGAGATGGACGACGTGGACATGGACCGCGTCGTCGGTCTGGACGGAGAGGAGGCCCCGCCTCCGCCGCCTCCTCCGGCCCAGGGAATCACGGCGTTCACCCGCGAACAGCGGGAGAAGGCGCTCGGGGTGCAGGCCTCGGCGCTGCTGCAGGGTGAGCCCCTGCAGGAGGAGCTGCCTCCGTTCAAGCCGCAGGACCCGCCCGGCTCGTTGTTCTTCCGGGGCCTGAAGCGCCTGGCGATGCCGCCGTTGTGGGTGTTGGACGTGCCGGGCTTGAGGCCGCTGGTGCCGCAGCGGATGCCGCCGGGCAGCTCGCTGGAGACGCTCTACCGCGAGGCGGTGAAGACGCGGCTGGAGAACAAGAAGCCGCTGGCGGACAGCTCGGTGGTGGAGAAGGCGCAGGGCGCGCTGCACATGGGCGCCAAGGACGCGGCGGTGGCGGCCATGTACCTGCGCGAGGTGGGCGTGGTGCCGCTGTTCCGCTTCTCCGCGGCGCAGGTGCTCAAGAAGGCGCTGCGCGAGGAGGTGGAGGTGGATGACCTGACGGGCTCCATCGACCCGCGGACGACGGGCGCGCTGCTGGAGCTGCGGCTGACGCACGAGGTGGTGGAGCACCTGCCGGTGGCGCGGCAGCGGCTGGCGGCGACGCAGCTGTACACGGCGCTGTTGGAGGCGGGCTTCAACCCGGAGAACAACTGGGACGAGGCGCTGGAGTCGAGCCCCGCCTCGCAGCAGCTCGCCCAGGACGCGACGGGCGAGGACCGCAACGCGCTGTACGAGGGCTTCCAGGTCTTCGCGGCGCTGCCCGAGGAGGCGCGGCTGCGCCGGCTGGCGTACCTGGCCGAGTCGGTGACCAACCTGGAGCTGGTGAGCCGGCTGCCGGAGGGGATGGAGCCGTCGTGGCTGAACGGGCCCGAGGCGCGCGAGTGCGACAAGCGGGAGATGACGTACGTGCAGTCGCTGAAGGCGGAGGACATCCCGACCAAGGTGGCGGCGCTGGCGAAGGCGGAGCTCGGCGTCCCCGAGGGCGAGGTGCCCGAGGAGAGCGACGGAGACCTGTTCATCCACCTGCGCTGTGACGTGTGTGGCAAGGAGAAGCTCATCGTCCAATCGCCGGAGGAGTGA
- a CDS encoding alpha/beta fold hydrolase — MPAVQHKTVDVDGLEIFYREAGPEDAPVVLLPHGYPCSSFQFRNLLPALSDSWRLIAPDAPCFGYSATPSPRRFSYTFDGYARFLERFVETLGLTRYALYLHDYGSQFGFRLALRAPERVAALIIQNGDIYEDQFGPKYRMLKEQWSNPTPEGRRKLVAAVSEEGFKDEFIGEIPEHLIDRISPDLWTLHWALVQRFDRRMNLVHLLEDQRTTLAWMPRYQAYLREHRPPTLILWGPHDGYMPEGAGRAYLRDVPDAELHMLDAGHWALETHLNEIAFHMRRFLQRVHLSHAASTTWVT, encoded by the coding sequence ATGCCGGCGGTCCAGCACAAGACGGTGGACGTGGATGGCCTCGAGATTTTCTACCGCGAGGCAGGGCCCGAGGACGCGCCCGTGGTGCTGCTTCCCCACGGCTATCCGTGCTCGTCCTTCCAGTTCCGCAATCTGCTGCCCGCGCTCTCGGACTCGTGGCGGCTGATTGCACCGGACGCACCATGCTTCGGTTACAGCGCGACGCCGTCACCCCGCCGGTTCAGCTACACGTTCGATGGATACGCGCGCTTCCTCGAGCGCTTCGTGGAGACGCTGGGGCTCACGCGCTACGCGCTGTACCTGCATGACTACGGCTCACAGTTCGGCTTCCGCCTCGCGCTGCGTGCACCGGAGCGTGTCGCCGCGCTCATCATCCAGAACGGCGACATCTACGAGGACCAGTTCGGACCCAAGTACCGGATGCTGAAGGAGCAGTGGTCGAACCCGACGCCAGAGGGCCGCAGGAAGCTGGTCGCCGCGGTGAGCGAGGAGGGCTTCAAGGACGAGTTCATCGGCGAGATTCCCGAGCATCTCATCGACCGCATCAGCCCGGACCTGTGGACACTCCACTGGGCGCTGGTGCAGCGCTTCGACCGGCGCATGAATCTTGTCCACCTGCTAGAAGACCAACGCACGACACTCGCGTGGATGCCGCGCTATCAGGCGTACCTGCGTGAGCACCGTCCACCCACGCTGATTCTGTGGGGCCCCCACGACGGCTACATGCCCGAGGGCGCGGGACGCGCGTACCTGCGCGATGTGCCGGACGCGGAGCTGCACATGCTCGACGCGGGACACTGGGCGCTGGAGACGCACCTGAACGAAATCGCCTTCCACATGCGGCGCTTCCTCCAGCGCGTGCACCTGTCCCACGCGGCGAGCACGACCTGGGTCACCTGA
- a CDS encoding MOSC domain-containing protein: MPPSPQLIGRAVRVLVCTEQKTFVTRELEEVRVTFEGIDGDRHAGHTRPADVRTPWYPKGTPIRNTRQLSLVSTEELAVVAETLGIPKVLASWLGANLELVGIPRLTFLPPGSRIFFPEDAVLAVEGENEPCIGPGKVIGEHHPDKEKLASRFVKAAWEKRGLVAWVDRPGVIRAGDEVRVMLPKPVTYVLP, from the coding sequence ATGCCTCCGTCTCCGCAGCTCATCGGCCGCGCGGTCCGAGTCCTGGTGTGCACCGAGCAGAAGACCTTCGTCACGCGCGAGCTGGAGGAGGTGCGCGTGACGTTCGAGGGCATCGACGGGGACAGGCACGCGGGGCACACGCGCCCGGCGGACGTGCGCACGCCCTGGTATCCGAAAGGGACGCCCATCCGGAACACACGGCAGCTGTCGCTGGTGTCGACGGAGGAGCTGGCGGTGGTGGCCGAGACGCTCGGCATCCCCAAGGTCCTGGCGTCATGGCTGGGGGCCAATCTGGAGCTGGTGGGCATCCCCCGGCTGACGTTCCTGCCACCGGGCTCGCGCATCTTCTTCCCGGAGGACGCGGTGCTGGCGGTGGAGGGGGAGAACGAGCCCTGCATCGGGCCGGGCAAGGTGATTGGCGAGCACCATCCGGACAAGGAGAAGCTCGCGAGCCGCTTCGTGAAGGCCGCGTGGGAGAAGCGGGGGCTCGTGGCCTGGGTGGACCGGCCCGGCGTCATCCGCGCGGGGGATGAAGTCCGCGTGATGTTGCCGAAGCCGGTGACGTACGTGTTGCCGTGA
- a CDS encoding MBL fold metallo-hydrolase, producing MSVELRRNGMHLTGTLLSLDAKRKSPLCFVSHGHSDHIARHERTIATVATLRFMEHRLGPVSAPLAAPYRRPFELGPLVLELLPAGHILGSAQLRVIRSDGRRVVYTGDLNVVPSLTAEATEVAECDTLVIESTFGHPRYRFPPRDEVMGQVEAWVRRQLERGAVPVVLGYPLGKSQESMKFLAGRGFSLVAHPSIFEVAQLYGELGVPIENLRCYTGTVEPGEVLFFPPHQARGGALAHLWPRGTAVLTGWAMDPGAARRYGADVAFPVSDHADFPSLKAYVKATGASEVITCFGFAEELAQALRDDGVDARPLGGKPQQLALL from the coding sequence ATGAGCGTGGAGCTGCGTCGAAACGGGATGCACCTGACGGGCACCCTCCTGTCGCTGGACGCGAAGCGCAAGTCGCCGTTGTGCTTCGTGAGCCATGGGCATTCGGACCACATCGCCCGGCATGAGCGCACCATCGCCACGGTGGCGACGCTGCGCTTCATGGAGCATCGGCTGGGGCCGGTGAGCGCGCCCCTGGCTGCGCCGTACCGTCGACCGTTCGAGCTGGGGCCGCTGGTGTTGGAGCTGCTGCCGGCGGGGCACATCCTGGGCAGCGCTCAGCTGCGCGTCATCCGCTCGGATGGTCGGCGTGTGGTGTACACGGGAGACTTGAACGTGGTGCCGTCGTTGACGGCCGAGGCGACGGAGGTGGCCGAGTGCGACACGCTGGTCATCGAGTCGACCTTCGGGCATCCGCGCTATCGCTTCCCGCCGCGTGACGAGGTGATGGGGCAGGTGGAGGCGTGGGTGCGTCGGCAGCTCGAGCGGGGCGCGGTGCCGGTGGTGCTCGGGTATCCGTTGGGCAAGAGCCAGGAGTCGATGAAGTTCCTCGCGGGTCGAGGGTTCTCGCTGGTGGCGCACCCGTCGATTTTCGAGGTCGCCCAGCTCTACGGGGAGCTGGGGGTGCCGATCGAGAACCTGCGTTGCTACACGGGGACGGTGGAGCCGGGTGAGGTGCTGTTCTTCCCGCCGCATCAGGCGCGAGGTGGGGCGCTGGCGCACCTGTGGCCGCGAGGGACGGCGGTGTTGACGGGGTGGGCGATGGACCCTGGGGCGGCGCGGCGCTACGGCGCGGACGTGGCGTTTCCGGTGTCGGACCACGCGGACTTCCCGTCGTTGAAGGCGTACGTGAAGGCGACGGGGGCGAGCGAGGTGATTACGTGCTTCGGCTTCGCGGAGGAGCTGGCGCAGGCGCTGAGGGACGACGGGGTGGATGCCCGGCCGCTCGGGGGCAAGCCGCAGCAGCTCGCGTTGCTGTGA
- a CDS encoding DMT family transporter, producing MPAVNTSTPDSLGRGPSFLGRLRGLQADGALVFITLIWGVTFVVVKDALSYADPFTFLSLRFGVGAVALSALAGRQVLNPTNLRHGALLATFLFLGFALQTWGLTFTTPSRSAFITGMAVLFVPLLSLLVFRRAPKPAALVGVAMSAAGLYLLTRPAPGEGGGWLNLGELLSLGCAVAYAAHITFTERYASKDGVLGMVAVQLWGVALMSAACLPFVTRRVEWQPSLVMAVLVCGLLPSAFAISVQTWAQARTSAVRAAVIYALEPVFASIYSVVLGYERLGAPEAMGGGLILLGVLVAELGSPAWAWWKSRRVRGQG from the coding sequence GTGCCCGCCGTGAACACCTCGACTCCCGACAGCTTGGGCCGTGGGCCGTCCTTCCTGGGGAGACTTCGAGGGCTCCAGGCGGACGGCGCGCTCGTCTTCATCACCCTCATCTGGGGTGTCACCTTCGTGGTGGTGAAGGACGCGCTGAGCTACGCGGACCCGTTCACCTTCCTGTCGCTGCGCTTCGGGGTGGGCGCGGTGGCGCTGAGCGCGCTCGCGGGCCGTCAGGTGTTGAACCCGACGAACCTGCGCCACGGCGCGCTGCTGGCGACGTTCCTGTTCCTGGGCTTCGCGCTCCAGACGTGGGGGCTGACGTTTACCACGCCGTCGCGCTCGGCGTTCATCACCGGGATGGCCGTGCTGTTCGTCCCGCTGCTGTCGCTGCTGGTGTTCCGGCGCGCGCCGAAGCCCGCGGCGCTGGTGGGCGTGGCGATGTCCGCGGCGGGGCTCTACCTGCTCACGCGGCCGGCGCCGGGCGAGGGCGGTGGGTGGTTGAACCTGGGGGAGCTGCTGTCGCTCGGCTGCGCGGTGGCGTACGCGGCGCACATCACCTTCACGGAGCGGTACGCGTCGAAGGACGGCGTGCTGGGGATGGTGGCGGTGCAGCTGTGGGGCGTGGCGCTGATGTCCGCGGCGTGCCTGCCCTTCGTCACGCGCAGGGTGGAGTGGCAGCCCTCGCTGGTGATGGCGGTGCTGGTGTGTGGGCTCTTGCCCAGCGCCTTCGCCATCAGCGTGCAGACGTGGGCGCAGGCGCGCACGTCCGCGGTGCGCGCGGCGGTCATCTACGCGCTGGAGCCGGTGTTCGCGTCCATCTACTCGGTGGTGCTGGGCTACGAGCGACTGGGCGCGCCGGAGGCGATGGGCGGCGGGCTCATCCTCCTGGGGGTGCTGGTGGCGGAGCTGGGCTCACCGGCCTGGGCGTGGTGGAAGTCACGCCGAGTCCGAGGACAGGGCTGA
- a CDS encoding GNAT family N-acetyltransferase, which produces MPPRKTPSTEVLLDVLRALPPGQKLWVRGVGGGLFPLLRAGDSVRVLRCGPDETARGDVVLVRQGRMLTAQVVVATQPWSTAPLLGAEQREDGELLGRAVALRRGRWLLPLPRPLGPALWVTQWTLASAWAQPRTRLVYRGVRDFFFSNWSRPLRRHLVGPLEIRLLRAGDLDALVTFASERLVVSASFLRRQLRERWGLEPTERRGAAAGALDSKGRLHGFAWVDSYRQEGLPLDGVWVRSLVVAPQARRMGVATQLLECLLEESHRQGEPSVQADVDEDNAASLKTFEGLGFRLATEALTRRTNEAWDAAGRSKRLVVLERASAR; this is translated from the coding sequence GTGCCGCCGCGCAAGACGCCTTCCACCGAGGTGCTGCTGGACGTGCTGAGGGCGCTGCCACCCGGGCAGAAGCTCTGGGTGCGCGGTGTGGGCGGGGGCTTGTTCCCGCTGCTGCGCGCCGGTGACTCGGTGCGGGTGCTGCGCTGCGGGCCGGACGAGACGGCGCGCGGTGACGTGGTGCTGGTGCGCCAGGGGCGGATGCTGACGGCCCAGGTGGTGGTGGCCACCCAGCCCTGGAGCACGGCGCCGCTGCTGGGCGCCGAGCAGCGGGAGGACGGGGAGTTGCTGGGTCGCGCCGTCGCGCTGCGCCGTGGGCGGTGGCTGCTGCCGCTGCCCCGGCCCTTGGGGCCGGCGCTGTGGGTGACGCAGTGGACGCTGGCGTCCGCGTGGGCACAGCCCCGGACCCGGCTAGTCTATCGGGGCGTGCGGGACTTCTTCTTCTCCAACTGGTCCAGGCCCCTGCGGCGCCACCTGGTGGGGCCGCTGGAGATACGCCTGCTGCGGGCTGGGGATTTGGACGCGCTCGTCACCTTCGCGAGCGAGCGCCTGGTCGTCTCCGCCAGCTTCCTGCGCCGGCAGCTCCGGGAGCGCTGGGGCCTGGAGCCGACCGAGCGTCGGGGAGCGGCGGCGGGCGCGCTGGACTCGAAGGGGCGGCTGCACGGCTTCGCGTGGGTGGACTCGTATCGCCAGGAGGGGCTGCCCCTGGATGGTGTCTGGGTGCGCTCGCTGGTGGTGGCGCCGCAGGCCCGGCGGATGGGCGTGGCGACGCAGCTCTTGGAGTGCCTGCTGGAGGAGTCCCACCGACAGGGCGAGCCCAGCGTGCAGGCGGACGTGGACGAGGACAACGCCGCGTCGCTGAAGACCTTCGAGGGGCTGGGCTTCCGGCTCGCCACGGAGGCGCTGACCCGGCGCACGAACGAGGCGTGGGACGCGGCGGGTCGCTCCAAGCGCCTGGTCGTCCTGGAGCGGGCCTCCGCGCGCTGA
- a CDS encoding cytochrome c oxidase assembly factor Coa1 family protein, which translates to MDATPEGSLVPQRGWWSRNWKWVVPVGCLGMLASCGCLGFAMVGLGVKSLSNMGAYTDAVAIAQSDAQVRRALGAPIQTGLPKQSAVQSINGQTHAKFTIPLDGPQADGTLFIDATKQGEDEWRYDTLAVELEDGSRIDLRDDAPDAPDAFPSEETPEDDEPLPPPPEPPGADENVPARGGRDSDIEL; encoded by the coding sequence ATGGACGCGACGCCCGAGGGCTCGCTGGTGCCGCAGCGGGGTTGGTGGAGCCGGAACTGGAAGTGGGTGGTGCCCGTGGGCTGCCTGGGCATGCTGGCCTCGTGCGGCTGCCTGGGCTTCGCGATGGTGGGGCTCGGCGTGAAGTCGCTGAGCAACATGGGCGCGTACACGGACGCGGTGGCCATTGCCCAGTCCGACGCACAGGTGCGGCGCGCGCTCGGCGCTCCCATCCAGACGGGCCTGCCGAAGCAGTCGGCGGTCCAGTCCATCAACGGCCAGACGCACGCGAAGTTCACCATCCCCCTGGATGGCCCGCAGGCCGACGGCACGCTCTTCATCGACGCGACGAAGCAGGGCGAGGACGAGTGGCGCTACGACACGCTCGCCGTCGAGCTCGAGGACGGCAGCCGCATCGACCTGCGCGACGACGCGCCGGACGCCCCCGACGCGTTCCCCAGCGAGGAGACGCCGGAGGACGACGAGCCGCTGCCGCCTCCGCCGGAGCCTCCCGGCGCCGACGAGAACGTCCCGGCCCGCGGTGGCCGCGACAGCGACATCGAGCTGTAG
- a CDS encoding electron transfer flavoprotein subunit alpha/FixB family protein gives MPIVLIVAEQQPDGNLRKASLNAITAGKQLADKAGAELHIAILGKDPAKVAEELKGTGAKAVHVGAAAELEHYLAETYAPALATLATELKADFVGMASTAQGKDLMPRLAARLKAAMATDITGLGGSGADIIFNRPMWAGNVFAEVKLNTPVKVFTVRATEFPAAAGGQGAAEVKTFAPKIEASKTKFVEFKEVKSARPELTEARVVISGGRGTKGDFKEIEALADDLGAAVGASRAVCDAGWVPNDLQVGQTGKVVAPSLYIAAGISGAIQHLAGMKSSKTIVAINKDAEAPIFQVADYGIVADLFKVLPELRSELQKLK, from the coding sequence ATGCCAATCGTTCTCATCGTCGCCGAGCAGCAGCCGGACGGGAACCTCCGCAAGGCCTCCCTGAACGCCATCACCGCGGGCAAGCAGCTCGCGGACAAGGCCGGGGCGGAGTTGCACATCGCCATCCTCGGCAAGGACCCGGCCAAGGTGGCCGAGGAGCTCAAGGGCACCGGCGCCAAGGCCGTGCACGTGGGCGCCGCCGCGGAGCTGGAGCACTACCTGGCGGAGACGTATGCCCCCGCGCTCGCCACGCTCGCCACCGAGCTCAAGGCGGACTTCGTGGGCATGGCGTCCACCGCGCAGGGCAAGGACCTGATGCCCCGCCTCGCCGCGCGTCTGAAGGCCGCCATGGCCACGGACATCACGGGCCTGGGTGGCTCGGGCGCGGACATCATCTTCAACCGCCCGATGTGGGCCGGCAACGTGTTCGCCGAGGTGAAGCTGAACACGCCGGTGAAGGTGTTCACCGTGCGCGCCACGGAGTTCCCCGCGGCCGCCGGTGGCCAGGGCGCCGCCGAGGTGAAGACCTTCGCGCCGAAGATTGAAGCGTCCAAGACGAAGTTCGTCGAGTTCAAGGAAGTGAAGAGCGCTCGCCCGGAGCTGACCGAGGCGCGCGTCGTCATCTCCGGTGGCCGTGGCACCAAGGGCGACTTCAAGGAGATTGAGGCGCTGGCCGATGACCTGGGCGCCGCAGTGGGCGCGTCCCGCGCGGTGTGCGACGCGGGCTGGGTTCCCAATGACTTGCAGGTCGGTCAGACGGGCAAGGTCGTGGCGCCGTCGCTGTACATCGCCGCGGGCATCAGCGGCGCCATCCAGCACCTGGCGGGCATGAAGAGCTCGAAGACCATCGTCGCCATCAACAAGGACGCCGAGGCTCCCATCTTCCAGGTGGCGGACTACGGCATCGTCGCGGACCTCTTCAAGGTCCTCCCCGAGCTGCGCTCGGAGCTGCAGAAGCTGAAGTAG
- a CDS encoding electron transfer flavoprotein subunit beta/FixA family protein gives MKILVTAKRVEDPESKIKVKPDGSGIVQEGLKYKINPFDEIGVEEGLRLVAKHQGEVVVVSIGGKEVQEQLRHALAMGAHRAVWVNHTGPLDQLGIAGLLQKVTEKEKPDLVILGKQSIDDDQNQVGQYLAEFLGWGQATFASKVESLESAEEKNKEPAVKLTADKKAVQVVREVDNGLATLECQLPAVVTTDLRLNQPRYASLPGIMKAKSKPIEELTPAGLGVDVAPKIQVLKLASPPARKAGIKVPDVATLVDKLRNEAKVV, from the coding sequence GTGAAGATCCTCGTCACCGCCAAGCGCGTGGAAGACCCCGAGTCGAAAATCAAGGTGAAGCCCGATGGCTCGGGCATCGTCCAGGAGGGGCTCAAGTACAAGATCAACCCCTTCGACGAGATTGGCGTGGAGGAAGGCCTCCGGCTCGTCGCCAAGCACCAGGGTGAAGTGGTGGTGGTGTCCATCGGCGGCAAGGAGGTGCAGGAGCAGCTGCGCCACGCGCTGGCCATGGGCGCGCACCGCGCCGTGTGGGTGAACCACACGGGCCCGCTGGACCAGCTGGGCATCGCCGGCCTGCTGCAGAAGGTGACCGAGAAGGAGAAGCCGGACCTGGTCATCCTGGGCAAGCAGTCCATCGACGACGACCAGAACCAGGTGGGCCAGTACCTGGCCGAGTTCCTGGGCTGGGGCCAGGCCACGTTCGCCTCCAAGGTGGAGTCGCTGGAGAGCGCCGAGGAGAAGAACAAGGAGCCGGCCGTCAAGCTCACCGCGGACAAGAAGGCCGTCCAGGTGGTGCGCGAGGTCGACAACGGGCTGGCCACGCTGGAGTGCCAGCTGCCCGCCGTCGTCACCACGGACCTGCGCCTGAACCAGCCGCGCTACGCGAGCCTGCCGGGCATCATGAAGGCCAAGAGCAAGCCCATCGAGGAGCTGACGCCTGCCGGTCTGGGCGTGGACGTGGCTCCGAAGATCCAGGTGCTGAAGCTGGCGTCCCCGCCCGCGCGCAAGGCCGGCATCAAGGTGCCGGACGTGGCCACGCTGGTGGACAAGCTGCGCAACGAGGCGAAGGTCGTCTAA
- a CDS encoding acyl-CoA dehydrogenase family protein, producing the protein MEFELSEDQRALQQTARKYAREVVRPKAAHYDETATFPRDLLATAFELGLLNMAIPTEYGGVGLSHLDQTIVAEELSWGCAGVATSIIANDLANLPIILAATDEQKKRLLGHFAEKLTFSSFCLTEPEAGSDVANMQTTARREGDEYVINGAKCFITNGGHAEQYTVFATVDKAKKHKGITCFVVQGRPKGLSVSKHENKMGQRASDTVSLTFEDVRVPVANRIGEEGQGFAIAMATLDNSRPLTAMFSVGIARAALEHSMEYASQRKTFGKPIIEHQAIQFMIADMAMNTHAARMLTYESAWLLDQGKRNTLQSSYAKSFAADMAMKVATDAVQVYGGYGYIKEYPVEKLMRDAKLIQVYEGTSQVQRLVIARELFK; encoded by the coding sequence ATGGAATTCGAGCTCTCCGAGGACCAGCGCGCCCTCCAGCAGACCGCCCGCAAGTACGCCCGCGAGGTGGTCCGCCCGAAGGCGGCGCACTACGACGAGACGGCGACCTTCCCTCGGGACCTGCTGGCGACGGCGTTCGAGCTGGGCCTGCTCAACATGGCCATCCCCACGGAGTACGGCGGGGTGGGTCTGTCGCACCTGGACCAGACGATTGTCGCGGAGGAGCTCAGCTGGGGCTGCGCGGGGGTGGCCACGTCCATCATCGCCAACGACCTGGCCAACCTGCCCATCATCCTCGCGGCCACCGACGAGCAGAAGAAGCGCCTCTTGGGCCACTTCGCCGAGAAGCTGACGTTCTCCTCGTTCTGTCTCACCGAGCCCGAGGCCGGCAGTGACGTGGCCAACATGCAGACCACGGCGCGCCGCGAGGGTGACGAGTACGTCATCAACGGCGCGAAGTGCTTCATCACCAACGGCGGTCACGCCGAGCAGTACACGGTGTTCGCCACCGTGGACAAGGCGAAGAAGCACAAGGGAATCACGTGTTTCGTCGTCCAGGGCCGCCCCAAGGGGCTGTCCGTCAGCAAGCACGAGAACAAGATGGGCCAGCGCGCCAGCGACACCGTGTCGCTCACGTTCGAGGACGTGCGCGTGCCGGTGGCAAACCGCATCGGCGAGGAGGGCCAGGGCTTCGCCATCGCCATGGCCACGCTGGACAACAGCCGCCCGCTCACCGCCATGTTCTCCGTGGGCATCGCCCGCGCCGCGCTCGAGCACTCCATGGAGTACGCCTCGCAGCGCAAGACGTTCGGCAAGCCCATCATCGAGCACCAGGCCATCCAGTTCATGATTGCCGACATGGCCATGAACACCCACGCGGCCCGCATGCTCACCTACGAGAGCGCGTGGCTGCTCGACCAGGGCAAGCGCAACACCCTCCAGTCCAGCTACGCCAAGTCCTTCGCCGCCGACATGGCCATGAAGGTCGCCACCGACGCGGTCCAGGTCTACGGCGGCTACGGGTACATCAAGGAGTACCCCGTGGAGAAGCTGATGCGCGACGCGAAGCTCATCCAGGTGTACGAGGGGACCAGCCAGGTCCAGCGCCTCGTCATCGCTCGAGAACTGTTCAAGTAG
- the fsa gene encoding fructose-6-phosphate aldolase: protein MKFFIDSADVEEIRKAHAMGCVDGVTTNPSLLAKVGRGLEETIREICSIVDGPISAEAVSLDAEGLIAEGRTLAKIHDNVVVKIPMGVEGVKAVKALTAEGIRTNVTLIFSANQALLCAKAGATYVSPFVGRLDDISQDGMELIANILEIYQNYDFDTQVLVASVRNPVHVLQSARLGAHVATLPYNVITQLANHPLTDAGIKKFLADWEKVPKAAK, encoded by the coding sequence ATGAAGTTCTTCATCGACAGCGCGGACGTGGAGGAGATTCGCAAGGCCCACGCGATGGGCTGCGTGGACGGCGTGACGACGAACCCCTCGCTCCTGGCCAAGGTCGGCCGTGGGCTCGAGGAGACCATTCGCGAAATCTGCTCCATCGTCGACGGCCCCATCAGCGCCGAGGCCGTCTCCCTGGACGCCGAAGGGCTCATCGCCGAGGGCCGCACCCTGGCGAAGATTCACGACAACGTCGTGGTGAAGATTCCCATGGGCGTCGAGGGCGTGAAGGCCGTCAAGGCGCTCACCGCCGAGGGCATCCGCACCAACGTCACCCTCATCTTCTCCGCCAACCAGGCCCTGCTGTGCGCCAAGGCCGGCGCCACCTACGTGTCGCCCTTCGTCGGCCGGCTGGACGACATCTCCCAGGACGGCATGGAGCTCATCGCCAACATCCTGGAGATTTATCAGAACTATGACTTCGACACGCAGGTGCTCGTCGCCAGCGTGCGCAACCCCGTGCACGTGCTCCAGTCCGCTCGCCTGGGCGCCCACGTCGCCACGCTGCCGTACAACGTCATCACCCAGCTGGCCAACCACCCGCTGACCGACGCGGGCATCAAGAAGTTCCTCGCGGATTGGGAAAAGGTCCCCAAGGCCGCGAAGTAG